A region of Nocardioides alkalitolerans DNA encodes the following proteins:
- a CDS encoding DEAD/DEAH box helicase has product MSENTPTPETSPETTPEATVFDALRRDIVAALATQGITTPTPVQAAVIPDALAGADVLGRAQTGSGKTLAYGIPVLERLAGARSRPNHPRAVIIVPTRELATQVARSLQPLAAGVGLKLTTVYGGVPYERQTRQLRQRADIVVATPGRLGDLVERGHCSFDDIAVTVLDEADHLCDLGFYPAVDELVGRTPAGSQRMLLSATLDGDVDKLVRRHLTAPKVHELDPNAGAVTTMTHHTLVVGGFREKVDAAVQLVEANGRTIVFTRTREGAIELASALEQHGVTAVDLHGDLSQRARERNLARFSSGAAQVVVATDVAARGIHVDGVKLVVHFDAASDPKAYLHRSGRTARAGTDGAVVTITTPKFLDALVRLQRGASVDVRHHDIRTAPRPMTAEALVASGTTAPPARQGGGQRNGGPRGGAPRTGGYRGRSDTRSYGERGRSSDSRSPRSDSRGGRSDTRWSREQRPERTGR; this is encoded by the coding sequence ATGTCCGAGAACACCCCCACGCCCGAGACCAGCCCGGAGACCACCCCCGAGGCCACCGTCTTCGACGCGCTGCGCCGCGACATCGTCGCCGCGCTCGCCACGCAGGGCATCACGACCCCGACGCCGGTGCAGGCCGCCGTCATCCCCGACGCGCTCGCCGGCGCCGACGTGCTCGGCCGCGCGCAGACGGGGTCGGGCAAGACCCTCGCGTACGGCATCCCCGTGCTCGAGCGCCTCGCCGGCGCCCGCAGCCGCCCGAACCACCCGCGCGCCGTCATCATCGTCCCGACGCGCGAGCTCGCCACGCAGGTGGCGCGGTCGCTGCAGCCCCTCGCGGCGGGCGTCGGCCTCAAGCTGACGACGGTGTACGGCGGGGTGCCCTACGAGCGCCAGACCCGCCAGCTGCGCCAGCGGGCCGACATCGTCGTCGCGACGCCGGGCCGCCTCGGCGACCTGGTCGAGCGCGGCCACTGCTCCTTCGACGACATCGCGGTGACGGTGCTCGACGAGGCCGACCACCTCTGCGACCTGGGGTTCTACCCGGCCGTCGACGAGCTCGTCGGCCGCACGCCCGCCGGCAGCCAGCGCATGCTGCTGAGCGCCACGCTCGACGGTGACGTCGACAAGCTGGTGCGCCGCCACCTCACGGCCCCGAAGGTCCACGAGCTCGACCCGAACGCCGGCGCGGTCACGACGATGACCCACCACACGCTCGTCGTGGGCGGCTTCCGCGAGAAGGTCGACGCCGCGGTGCAGCTCGTCGAGGCCAACGGCCGCACCATCGTCTTCACCCGCACCCGCGAGGGCGCCATCGAGCTCGCCTCCGCGCTCGAGCAGCACGGCGTCACCGCGGTCGACCTCCACGGCGACCTGTCGCAGCGCGCCCGCGAGCGCAACCTCGCCCGCTTCTCGTCGGGCGCGGCGCAGGTCGTCGTCGCCACCGACGTCGCCGCGCGCGGCATCCACGTCGACGGCGTCAAGCTGGTCGTGCACTTCGACGCGGCCTCCGACCCGAAGGCCTACCTGCACCGCTCGGGCCGCACCGCCCGCGCCGGCACGGACGGCGCCGTCGTCACCATCACGACGCCGAAGTTCCTCGACGCCCTCGTGCGGCTCCAGCGCGGCGCGTCCGTCGACGTGCGCCACCACGACATCCGCACCGCCCCCCGACCCATGACCGCCGAGGCGCTCGTCGCGTCGGGCACGACCGCGCCGCCGGCGCGCCAGGGCGGCGGACAGCGCAACGGTGGCCCGCGTGGCGGTGCCCCGCGCACGGGCGGCTACCGCGGCCGGAGCGACACCCGGTCCTACGGCGAGCGCGGCCGCAGCAGCGACTCCCGCTCCCCGCGGAGCGACAGCCGCGGTGGTCGCAGCGACACCCGCTGGAGCCGCGAGCAGCGCCCGGAGCGCACCGGCCGCTGA
- a CDS encoding redoxin domain-containing protein, with the protein MTTDHGTDHGLVPRVRAPELRGRGWLNTGGRALSAAELRGRFVLLDFWTFCCVNCLHVLDELRPVEERHAEHLTVVGVHSPKFVHEADPDALVAAVERYGVHHPVLDDPELETWQAYTARAWPTLVLVDPEGYVVAHYAGEGHAHAIDRLLDRLVAEHRARGTLQPGDSPYVAPPVTPGDLRFPASAVPLPDGRVLVADAGHDEVVELAAPEGPVQRRFGGFREPNGVCLLPAEVATAAGYDAVVADTVGHRLAGLRLADGVVTTLAGDGTQWMQGDGTERLSSPWDVVWWRDRVWVAMAGIHQLWTLDPRTGDVEVAAGTTNEGLLDGPLAEAWFAQTSGLAVSRDGARLWLADSETSSLRWIEHDEQDGLVVRTAVGTGLFDFGFRDGPGGAGGPDGPAALLQHPLGVTALPDGSVAVCDTYNGAVRRFDPAVGPTGELTTLATGLAEPSAAYVAGDALVVVESTAHRLSAVALGAAVTTEGFAHRTQRPVTEVAARLRLVVPFVPPPGQKVDERFGPATQLLVTATPPALLRGGDGRAVPLTRELELDPAVGEGVLHVAARAASCDADTDGEVPVGAACHLHQQDWGVPVRIADGAPDELRLPLGGEA; encoded by the coding sequence ATGACGACCGACCACGGCACCGACCACGGCCTCGTGCCCCGCGTCCGTGCCCCCGAGCTGCGGGGGCGCGGCTGGCTCAACACGGGGGGCCGGGCGCTCAGCGCGGCCGAGCTGCGCGGCCGGTTCGTGCTGCTCGACTTCTGGACCTTCTGCTGCGTCAACTGCCTCCACGTCCTCGACGAGCTGCGGCCCGTGGAGGAGCGCCACGCGGAGCACCTCACGGTCGTCGGCGTGCACAGCCCCAAGTTCGTGCACGAGGCCGATCCCGACGCGCTGGTGGCGGCCGTGGAGCGCTACGGGGTGCACCACCCGGTGCTCGACGACCCCGAGCTGGAGACGTGGCAGGCCTACACGGCGCGTGCCTGGCCGACGCTGGTGCTCGTCGACCCGGAGGGCTACGTGGTGGCGCACTACGCGGGGGAGGGCCACGCCCACGCCATCGACCGTCTGCTCGACCGCCTGGTGGCCGAGCACCGCGCGCGGGGCACGCTGCAGCCGGGCGACTCGCCCTACGTGGCGCCGCCCGTCACCCCCGGCGACCTGCGGTTCCCGGCGTCGGCGGTGCCGCTGCCCGACGGCCGGGTGCTGGTCGCGGACGCGGGTCACGACGAGGTCGTCGAGCTGGCCGCCCCCGAGGGGCCCGTGCAGCGCCGCTTCGGCGGCTTCCGCGAGCCCAACGGCGTCTGCCTGCTGCCGGCGGAGGTGGCGACCGCGGCGGGGTACGACGCGGTGGTCGCCGACACCGTCGGCCACCGCCTCGCCGGGCTGCGCCTCGCCGACGGCGTGGTCACCACGCTCGCCGGCGACGGCACGCAGTGGATGCAGGGCGACGGCACGGAGCGGCTCTCCTCGCCGTGGGACGTCGTCTGGTGGCGCGACCGGGTGTGGGTGGCCATGGCCGGCATCCACCAGCTGTGGACGCTCGACCCGCGCACGGGCGACGTCGAGGTCGCCGCGGGCACGACCAACGAGGGCCTGCTCGACGGGCCGCTCGCGGAGGCGTGGTTCGCCCAGACCTCCGGGCTGGCGGTCTCCCGCGACGGCGCGCGGCTGTGGCTGGCCGACTCCGAGACCTCGTCGCTCCGGTGGATCGAGCACGACGAGCAGGACGGGCTGGTCGTCCGCACCGCCGTCGGCACCGGGCTCTTCGACTTCGGGTTCCGCGACGGGCCCGGCGGTGCCGGCGGTCCGGACGGCCCTGCCGCGCTCCTGCAGCACCCGCTGGGCGTCACCGCGCTCCCCGACGGCTCGGTCGCGGTCTGCGACACCTACAACGGGGCCGTGCGCCGCTTCGACCCCGCAGTCGGGCCCACCGGCGAGCTGACGACGCTGGCGACCGGGCTCGCGGAGCCGAGCGCGGCGTACGTCGCCGGTGACGCACTCGTCGTCGTCGAGTCGACGGCGCACCGGTTGAGCGCGGTGGCCCTGGGTGCCGCCGTGACCACCGAGGGCTTCGCCCACCGCACGCAGCGGCCCGTCACCGAGGTCGCGGCGCGGCTCCGGCTGGTGGTGCCGTTCGTGCCGCCGCCCGGCCAGAAGGTCGACGAGCGGTTCGGGCCGGCCACGCAGCTGCTGGTGACGGCGACGCCGCCGGCGCTCCTCCGCGGCGGCGACGGCCGCGCGGTCCCGTTGACCCGGGAGCTCGAGCTCGACCCGGCGGTCGGGGAGGGCGTGCTGCACGTGGCGGCCCGGGCCGCGTCGTGCGACGCGGACACCGACGGCGAGGTGCCTGTGGGGGCGGCGTGCCACCTCCACCAGCAGGACTGGGGCGTCCCCGTCCGGATCGCCGACGGCGCGCCGGACGAGCTGCGCCTCCCGCTCGGGGGCGAGGCCTGA
- a CDS encoding maleylpyruvate isomerase family mycothiol-dependent enzyme: MSTPPPSAAEVPSDTDTTARLTSYVDVWWAAVEDFLALATSLAPEEWRRPTDLPGWTAHDVLAHLVHLESLTVGGEHPQVDIGEAAHVRNDMGRFTEQGVVARRDADPAALVEELRSTTRGRYDDLRAHPPTDASATAPGAFGLLGWDTETFLGNRPFDVWMHEQDLRRAVDRPGGLDGLPAAYCAQRLLRSVPFVVGKRVKPAPGTSVVVEVGALPPVGVLVGEDGRGRPVPVEELDAPTATIRTDLEAFCLASGGRGEADPARWELSGDEDLARRVVANLAVTP, encoded by the coding sequence ATGTCCACCCCTCCACCCAGCGCCGCCGAGGTCCCCTCCGACACGGACACGACGGCCCGCCTGACCTCCTACGTCGACGTCTGGTGGGCCGCGGTCGAGGACTTCCTCGCCCTGGCGACGTCGCTCGCCCCCGAGGAGTGGCGACGCCCGACCGACCTGCCCGGCTGGACGGCGCACGACGTGCTGGCGCACCTCGTGCACCTGGAGTCGCTCACCGTCGGCGGCGAGCACCCCCAGGTCGACATCGGCGAGGCGGCCCACGTGCGCAACGACATGGGCCGTTTCACCGAGCAGGGCGTCGTCGCGCGGCGTGACGCCGACCCGGCGGCGCTCGTGGAGGAGCTGCGGAGCACGACCCGGGGGCGGTACGACGATCTGCGGGCCCACCCGCCGACCGATGCCTCCGCGACGGCGCCCGGGGCGTTCGGCCTCCTCGGCTGGGACACCGAGACCTTCCTCGGCAACCGGCCCTTCGACGTGTGGATGCACGAGCAGGACCTGCGGCGTGCCGTCGACCGGCCCGGTGGCCTCGACGGCCTGCCCGCGGCGTACTGCGCGCAGCGTCTGCTCCGCTCCGTGCCCTTCGTCGTCGGGAAGCGGGTGAAGCCCGCGCCCGGCACGTCGGTGGTGGTCGAGGTCGGGGCCCTGCCCCCCGTCGGCGTCCTCGTCGGGGAGGACGGCCGGGGGCGACCGGTGCCCGTCGAGGAGCTCGACGCCCCCACCGCCACGATCCGCACCGACCTGGAGGCCTTCTGCCTCGCCTCGGGCGGCCGCGGCGAGGCCGACCCCGCGCGCTGGGAGCTGTCCGGCGACGAGGACCTCGCCCGCCGCGTGGTCGCGAACCTGGCGGTGACGCCGTGA
- a CDS encoding oxidoreductase, with protein MKHDPRTWSLAEMPDLAGRTAVVTGPTSGLGTATARELARAGARVVLAGRSPAKLDATTSEITAAVPGADLERLVVDLASLGSVRSAAADAARLGPIDLLVNNAGVMATKAQRTDDGLDLQMATNHFGHFLLTGLLWPQLVADGGGRVVSVSSFLHTVARRAPLGDPRTPPRRYSRWGVYAQTKLANLLFTYELQRRAEAAGAPVTALAAHPGYAATHLLSYGQTGRGTGGLASILNAVASATAQSADDGALPTLMAATADLRGGTFCGPSGFNQLRGLPRPVGSTKLARDPEAQRRLWEISEETVGLSWP; from the coding sequence GTGAAGCACGACCCCCGCACCTGGTCCCTGGCCGAGATGCCCGACCTCGCGGGCCGCACCGCGGTCGTCACCGGCCCCACGAGCGGCCTCGGCACGGCGACGGCCCGCGAGCTGGCCCGGGCCGGCGCCCGCGTGGTGCTCGCCGGCCGCAGTCCGGCGAAGCTCGACGCCACGACGTCGGAGATCACGGCCGCCGTTCCCGGCGCCGACCTCGAGCGGCTGGTGGTCGACCTCGCCTCCCTCGGCTCCGTCCGCAGCGCGGCGGCGGACGCGGCGCGCCTGGGCCCGATCGACCTGCTCGTCAACAACGCCGGCGTCATGGCGACCAAGGCGCAGCGCACCGACGACGGGCTCGACCTCCAGATGGCCACCAACCACTTCGGCCACTTCCTGCTGACCGGGTTGCTGTGGCCGCAGCTCGTCGCCGACGGCGGTGGGCGGGTCGTCTCCGTGTCGTCGTTCCTGCACACGGTGGCCCGCCGCGCGCCCCTCGGCGACCCGCGCACGCCGCCGCGGCGCTACTCCCGCTGGGGCGTCTACGCGCAGACGAAGCTCGCGAACCTGCTCTTCACCTACGAGCTGCAGCGCCGCGCCGAGGCCGCGGGCGCACCGGTGACGGCGCTCGCCGCGCACCCGGGGTACGCCGCGACCCACCTGCTGTCCTACGGCCAGACCGGCCGCGGCACGGGCGGGCTCGCGTCGATCCTCAACGCCGTGGCGTCCGCGACGGCCCAGTCCGCCGACGACGGGGCGCTGCCGACGCTGATGGCGGCCACGGCCGACCTCCGGGGCGGCACGTTCTGCGGACCCAGCGGGTTCAACCAGCTCCGCGGGCTGCCGCGCCCGGTGGGGTCGACGAAGCTCGCGCGCGACCCCGAGGCGCAGCGCCGCCTGTGGGAGATCAGCGAGGAGACGGTCGGGCTCAGCTGGCCGTGA
- a CDS encoding crotonase/enoyl-CoA hydratase family protein, with protein MSASPATTYVSCTVEDGIARVVLDRPDKLNALTLDTLEDLIRVARWLRHDRSLRAVILSGAGESFCAGLDFGTVLKRPGRVARALVPSPLRGTNTFQEACWAWRRLPVPVIAAVHGHCYGGGLQIALAADFRFTTPDARWSVLEGKWGLIPDMSGVRSISELVGLDVAKKLAMTAEVVSGKEALDLGLVTGVDADPVAAAEALVVEIKAKSPDAVAAAKRLFDGARTSSARRTFARERIEQVILLATRNTRVARESAFAKIAPTFGPRSR; from the coding sequence ATGTCTGCGTCGCCCGCCACCACCTACGTCTCCTGCACCGTCGAGGACGGCATCGCGCGCGTCGTGCTCGACCGGCCCGACAAGCTCAACGCGCTCACCCTCGACACCCTCGAGGACCTGATCCGCGTCGCGCGGTGGCTGCGCCACGACCGCAGCCTTCGCGCCGTCATCCTCAGCGGGGCCGGCGAGTCGTTCTGCGCGGGCCTGGACTTCGGCACCGTGCTCAAGCGGCCCGGCCGGGTCGCCCGGGCGCTCGTGCCCTCGCCGCTCCGGGGCACCAACACGTTCCAGGAGGCGTGCTGGGCCTGGCGGCGGTTGCCCGTGCCGGTGATCGCGGCGGTCCACGGCCACTGCTACGGCGGCGGCCTGCAGATCGCGCTCGCCGCCGACTTCCGGTTCACGACGCCCGACGCCCGCTGGTCGGTGCTCGAGGGCAAGTGGGGCCTCATCCCCGACATGAGCGGCGTGCGCAGCATCTCGGAGCTCGTCGGCCTCGACGTCGCCAAGAAGCTCGCCATGACGGCCGAGGTCGTGTCGGGCAAGGAGGCGCTCGACCTGGGCCTCGTGACCGGCGTCGACGCCGACCCCGTCGCTGCGGCGGAGGCGCTCGTGGTCGAGATCAAGGCCAAGTCCCCCGACGCGGTGGCCGCCGCCAAGCGCCTGTTCGACGGCGCCCGCACCTCGAGCGCCCGCCGCACGTTCGCGCGCGAGCGCATCGAGCAGGTCATCCTGCTCGCCACGCGCAACACCCGCGTCGCGCGGGAGTCGGCCTTCGCCAAGATCGCACCGACCTTCGGGCCGCGCTCGCGCTGA